The DNA sequence TAACGGCGTAACGCTGGGAGAGGTCATGGCCGTGAACGGCTTCGACAAGAGCTCGGCCAACAGCTTGAAGATCGGCCAGGTCATCATTATTCCGGCTGCGTCGGATGACGAACCCTCCGCTCCGGTCAATGCGCCCACACCCACCTACGCACCGGTGCAGATCAGCGAAGAAGGCCAGGTTTACACCGTGCAATCGGGCGACAACCTCTCCAGCATCGCCAAGCGCTACAACTCGAATGTGCGCACCATCCTCAGCGCGAACGGCCTGAGCAGTGACCGCATTTTCGTCGGCCAGGAGTTGCTGATCCCGAAGGTTGAGGCCGCGCCGCAGCCAGAGGTAGGCGTGCCCAATGCCGCCGGTGAAGTGCCTTACGTCGTTGCCTCGGGTGACACTTTGGGGGCAATCGCCAACCGCTATGGCGTGTCGGTAAAAACCATCATGCAGTCCAACGGAATTTCTGATCCGCGCCGTCTGCGTGTTGGCCAAACGCTGATGATCCCGACCGGTCTTGAGCCCGTTGCTCCGGCTCCGAAGCCAGCCCCGAAGCCCGCTGCGGTAGTTACGCCGAAGCCAGCGCCACTGGCACCCGCTGCTCCCGTTGTCCCAGCACCGGTCGTGCCTGCACAGCCACAACCCGTCTTTGTTGAAGAAGAAACGAACGAGCTCGACGAGATCGATATCGAGAACGCGCCGGTAGTTAACGTCCAGGAATAATTGATGAAAGCCATTAGCCAGCACACTTTCCGCTACCTGCTCCGTCCTGGAGCAGGGTGGGCGTTGCTGGCTTGTGTCTTCGTGTTGACTTCGCTCGGCCTGATCATGTTGACCAGCGCCGGGCAGTCCTACAACCAGTCGATTGACGCCGACCCGTTTTACCTGTTTCGCAAGCAGGGGATGTGGCTGGGTATTGCATTGTTCGCGGGTATCTTCACCTCGCTGATCAACCTGGAGTGGCTGGGCAAGATGAGCCACTACATCCTGGGTGTCGTGTTGATCCTACTCGGTGTCGTGCTGGTGCCGCAGATCGGGGTAGAGGTCAATGGTGCGCGCCGCTGGCTGGACCTCGGGCTGATGCGCTTGCAGGTGTCTGACTTGGCGAAGATCGCCCTCATCATTTGGCTGGCGCAGTATTACGGTTCGCGCCAGCGCAAGGTGACGCATTGGTTTCATGGCTTCATTGCGCCGGGCATGGTGGTTGGCTTGATTTGCGGCATGATCTTTTTGGAGCCCGACTTCGGGACGGCTGCGCTTTGCGGCGCAGTTGGCTTCTGGGTGATGTTCCTTGCCGGCGTGCGTCTGTGGTTCCTGCTCCCCTCGGCATTGATGGGGGTGGCTGGTTTCAGCGTGGCCGTTTACATGGACCCCGTCCGTATGCGTCGGATCACGTCCTTCCTCGATGTGGAGGCGAACAAAGCCGACAGCGGTTATCAGCTTTGGCAGGGCATCCTGGCTTTTGGCGCTGGCGGTGTGCCCGGCGTTGGCTTGGGGCAAGGGCGCCAACAGTTGTTCTTTTTGCCCGAAGCGCACACGGACTTCATCTTCCCGGTCATTGGTGAGGAACTCGGGCTGACCGCCACGGCCGCCGTGGTGCTTCTCTTCGCCACGATCTTTGGTGTCGGGGTAATTGCGCTGCGCCGTGCGCCGAACTTGTTTCATTTCCTGCTCGCCACCGGTGCCTTGCTTTTCCTGACGCTGCAAGCGCTGATCAACATGGGCGTGGTCACCGGCCTGCTACCGACCAAGGGCATGTCGCTGCCGTTCATCAGCTACGGCGGCACGAACCTGGTGACGATGTTTGTCCTGATCGGATTGATCTTTAACTGCTTTGCGAATTGGTCCGCTAAACCCCTGTTGAAGCCGCGCGAACTATGAGTAATTTTGTCATTTCCTGCGGAGGAACGGGCGGCCACTTGGCGCCGGGCATCGCCATTGCCGAAGCCTTGATGGAGAAGGGGCACCACTGCCGACTGATCATCAGCAACAAGGATGTCGATTCCCGCCTGGTTAAAAATTATCCGCAACTGCAATACGCGCGCTCGCCGGGTGTGGGCTTCGCGTGGAGCCCGGCCAAGTTTGTAAAATTCAACATCGAGCAAGTGCGCGGCCTGTTGTTTACGATCAACTTGATGCGCGAGTTTAAGGCCGACGCCGTGATTGGCTTTGGCGGCTTTCTGACGGTGGGCGCGGTGTTCGCGGCGTTCTTTACCGGTGTGCCCGTGATGCTGCATGAGGCCAACCGTCGTGCCGGTCGCGCGATTCGCATGCTGGCCGGTTTTGCGCGCCGGATATATCTACCGCCGGGCGTGACGATCAAGGGCCTGCCGCGCAAGATGATCCACCACTGCGGCTACCCGATTCGTAAGGAAATCCACCGCATGCCGCAGGACGAAGCTCGTGCGAAGCTGGGTCTCGATGTCACGGGTAAGCTACTGCTGGTCATGGGAGGCAGCCAGGGAGCGACGGCACTGAATAAGTGGGTCTCGCGTAATTTTGAGGCACTGGCCAAGGAGAGTATCAGCGTGTATTGCGTCAGCGGTTTGAACAAAATGTCGGTCGATGTGATCGAGCGAAAGTCTGCTGACGGACAAACCGTGCGCGCGGTTTTCACCCCGTTTGTGGATGACATGGCGGCTGCTTTGAGCGCGGCTGACCTCGTGGTCGCACGTGCTGGCGCAGGCAGTATCGCTGAGTTTGCGCGCTGCCGTTTGCCATCCATCCTGGTGCCGTTTCCGCACTCGGCGGATGATCACCAACTGGCCAACGCACAGTTCCTGGAGCAACAGGGCGGTGCGGTGGTCATCGAGGAAAAAGAAATGGACCGTCTCTTGGGCGAGGTGACCGATACGATTTTTAACGACTGGTTGATTAAGCGCTTTCGCGAAAATTTGGAGCGCCTCGACCGGGCCAATCCCGTGGATAACATTGTCAAAGACATGGCGAGCATCGCCTTGACGACGCATGATTAAGATGATGCCAGAGCCGACTACTTCCTCCCTGCCGGACGCCGTGTTTATGCTTGGCGTGGGTGGCATGGGCATGGCACCGCTGGCCATCTATTTGGCCGAAGCCGGTGTCGCGGTCACGGGTTGGGACGACGGTTTGCGCCCCGAGGTGGCGACGTTGTTGCAGCGCCACGGTGTGCAGCTTAGCGACGAACTCCCCGAGTCCCCCAAGCTGGTTGCGCGGTCCAGCGCTATTGGCGAGACGCACGAGCTTTACCTGGAAGCCAAGCAACGCGGTGCCCGTGTGCTGCGTCGTGGCGAACTGCTGGCGGAAATCGTTGCGGGCAAGAAACTGCTCGCGGTGGTGGGCAGCCATGGCAAATCCACGACGACGGGCATGCTTATTCACCTGCTGAACCAAGCCGGCTATGACTGTGGATATTTGCTGGGAGCACTGTTTCGTGATGACAGCTCGCCCGCGCATTTTTCTGCCTTGAGCGACTGGGTGATCGCCGAAGTCGACGAGAGCGATGGCACCGTAGAGGGTTTCTCACCGGAGATCACGGTGGCGGTAAACTTCGATTGGGACCATGCGGACCTTTACCCGAAGGAGTCTGATTTACGCGCCGCCTTCAGCCGGTTGTTCAGCCGGACAAAGAGCAGTGTGATCATCCCGGAAGACTGTTTCGTGCTCAACGAAATTGCCCCCGAGAACAAGGCGCTTCGCTGCCACGCCGCGGCGGGTTTCAATGCGTCGAACACGGCCTTGGCGCTGGCAGCTGCGCGAGAGCTTGGGGCCGAGGTAACGCTCGGGATGCTAAAGGGCTTTGCCGGCATTCGCCGCCGCCAGGATGTGATGTATCAGGCAGGCGAGGTAACGCTGGTGGCCGACTACGCGCACCACCCGACGGAGATCACCGCCCTGCTGCAACATGCGCGCAGTGAATGGCCGGGTCGGCAAATCGTCGTTTTTCAGCCGCATCGTTTCACGCGCACGCGCCAGTTTGCGGCGGAGTTTGCCAAGTCCCTGGAGATTGCCGATGAGGTCTTTCTGCTGCCGGTTTATGCCGCGAGCGAATCGCCTCTACGCGATGGTGCCAGCGAGGCCATTGTCGAAAAGGCCGGGCAGGATTGGCCCGTGCTTGATGCTCAGCAAATGTGCCGCGCAGTGGAAAACGCCATGGGTGACGAGCGACCGGTTACGGTGATGTTTGTCGGCGCTGGGGATATCGACCATCTGGCGCATCGTTTTGCGGCGGATTGGCGAACCACCGAGTCGTGGCGTAACGGGCTTTCCCCGAACACCGTGCTTAAACTCGGTGAGCCGCTGGCGAACAAAACCACGTTACGCGTGGGCGGCCCTGCGCGCTTTTATGCGGAGCCCGTCGATGCGGAAGACTTGGCGCAGCTCATTAACTTTGCGCGGCAAAGTAAGTTGCCATGGTTTGTTTTGGGCCGCGGCTCAAACTTGATCGTGGCCGACGCTGGCTTTGATGGATTGGTGATTAGCCTGAAGAGCGACCACTTCCGTGAGTTTAAACCATTTGATGATGGCCGAATCGAAGTCGGCGCAGGCCTGGCGTTGAAGCGTCTCTGCGGCTTGGCTGCGAAAGAGGGGCTGGGTGGTTTTGAGTTTCTCGAAGGCATTCCCGGGACCGTGGGCGGCGCATTGCGGATGAACGCCGGTGCGATGGGCGGCTGGATGTTCGACGTCGTCGAAAGCGTGACTTACATGACTGCCGACGGCGAGATCCGCGAGCGGTCGTGTGACGAGTTTCATGTGGAATACCGCTGCTGCCATGAACTGCGCGATGGCATGGCCTTGAGCGCTGTTCTTAAAGTCGGTGCCCAAGTCGAGGGTGATGATATTCGCCAGCAGATGGATGCATACGCCGGTAAGCGCAAGGAGTCGCAACCGCGTGAACCCAGTGCGGGCTGTATCTTTAAAAACCCGGCTAACGACCACGCGGGCAAACTGATTGATGAGCTTGGCCTGAAGGGTAAGCGCATCGGTGGGGCGGAGGTGTCCACCGTGCACGGTAATTTTATCATTAACCGCGAGCAGGCGAAAGCCTCCGATGTGCTGGCATTGATTCGTGAAATCCGCGCAGTCATCAAGCGAGAACGCGGCATCGATCTGGAGCCGGAGGCGCTGCTGGTTGGCCAACGTTGGGAGGATGTCCTATGAGCGAGCGTGCGCATGTAACGGTCCTTTGCGGTGGTGCTTCGCCGGAGGCCAAAGTGTCGCGGGTGACGGGGCCATCGGTCGCGGAGGCGTTGAAGCAGTTTTACGATGTGGAGCTGATTGATTTGGCCGATGATTCTTTGCCCGCTTTGGACGCGGCAAAGACTGTGGTCTTCCCGGCGATGCATGGGCCTTTCGGTGAGGACGGGCAACTGCAGATGCTGCTTGATCAGGCAGGCGTGTCTTACGCCGGTTGCGATGCTGCATCCAGTGCGCTCTGCATGAACAAGGTCAACACCAAGAATGCGGTGACAGACAGCGGCTTTGCCCTGGCCAAGGACTTTACCTTTGCAGCGCAAAGTAAACCGTCGGCCGAAGCCATCATTGCTAAGCTAGGTGAGGGCGTGGTGATTAAGCCGCTGGACAGTGGCAGCAGCGTGGGTGTCCATATCGCTCATGGTCGTTACGAGTTGAACGCCGTATTGGAGCGCGTTAAGGCTGGCGACTGGATGGCGGAGCAGCTCATCGCCGGGCGCGAGATGACCATTGGCCTGCTCGATGGCGGCGCGATGGGCATCGTCGAAATTCGCCCGAAAGACGGCATTTACGACTACGAACACAAATACACCACGGGCGCCACAGAGTATCTTTTTCCGGCGCCTATGGATGAAACTTTGTCTTGCAAAGTAAGGTCTTTTGCAGAGAATGCTTTTGCATCCTGCAACTGCCGGGACTTCGCTCGATTGGATTTTATACTAACTCACGACGACCAACCATTCTTCTTGGAGATTAACACCATCCCCGGCATGACGCCCACCAGCCTCCTGCCTAAAAGCGCAAGTTGCGTTGGGCTGGGATTTCAGCCTCTGGTGAGAAGAATGATGGAACCCGCAATCGCACGCGCGGCGAAGCACCGCGCTGCTTCCTGATCATGGCCAAGAAAAAGAAAACCAAGTCCAACACGCCAAGCACCTGGCGGAACATTCAGCAATCCTTTACCGGACGCGCGGTGACGCCGCATGCCCGCAAGCGACGCTGGATGCTCAACCTCAAGCTCTTGGGCGGGGTTGTGGGCTTGGCCTTGGCTGGTTGTGCGCTGTGGGCCGGTGTTCGGTATTTACAAAGTGATTCCTTTGCACGGTTAATGGCGGGCGGCTCAGACCCCGTGCGCAATGTTTATCTGGAGAGCGATGGCGTGCTCGACGAGCAGTGGCTCAATGCGCGTATCGACCTGCCGGAAAACATTGAGCTGATGGCGATCGATATCGACTCCATGCAGCGCGAACTCAATAGCGATGGTCAGGTGCGCTCGGTGTTGGTGGAGCGTGTATTTCCCGACGCACTGCGCATTCGCATCTCGGAGCGTCAGCCGGTTTTACGTGTTGTGGTGCAGGATGCCACGGGACGGAAATACCTGCGGCTGATTTCGAAGGAAGGCATTGTTTACCCGGGGAAGCGTTACCCGGCTGAGGTGGTTCGTAACCTACCCTATGCCGCGGGGGTCACTCTGCGTCGCAAAGTAACGGGCGATTATTTCCCGGTTGAGGGGGTTCCCGAAGTGTCGGCTTTCCTCTCACACGCGCGCTCGCTAATGCCCGAGCGTGTCCAAAATTGGGAAAGCGTTTCGCTGGCCAAGTTTGATCCGTCGGGTAAGGCTCACAGCTCCTGCCTGGAGGTGGTGACGGCCGAGGGCTATACCATTGTTTTTTCGCCACATGAGCTGGACGAACAATTCGCGCGGCTCAATGCCATCCTGTCTCAGATGGAGTCGCAGCGACAGCGCGTTGACCGCATCGACCTGTCGATGGAGGACGCCGTTGTTAAAGTCGCAGACTCGACCAGCCGGGGCCCAGTTCGTTTTCGATAATTCCTTTACCTCAATGCTAACCGAACGACCGCACCATGAGCCAAAGTAGAATAATCGGAGCCGTCGACATCGGCGCCGCTTCCGTCACCGTCTTAGTTGGCGATATCGTCAACGGGCGTAGCCTGAACATTATTGGCAAGCAGGACGCGACCTCCGAGGGCGTCAAGAAGGGGGAGATTGTCGACTTTAAGGCAGTCAGCAACGCCGTGCACGCCGCCATCATGGGCGCGGAAAAAAGTGCGGGCGCACAGATTGAGGCCATCTACCTTTCGCAGACGGGTAGCCACCTCGAAGGTTTTTATAACAGCGCCGCGGTCAATGTCAGCTCCAGTGAGAACCGCGTCAGTGAGGCCGACATCGCCCGCGCGATGAACGAAGCCAAGGCCAAGAAACTTTCCGACGACCGTCTTTATATTCACCACATTCGCAGCCACTTCATGCTCGATGGCCGCCCGACGCATGAGCCCCTCGGCATGGAAGGCGAGAAGCTAGAGGTCGGCTATTGGTCGATCCACGGCGACGAGCGCAAGGTGCGTGACCACATCCACGTGATCAACGGCTTTGGCCTGAACGTGGAGGACATTATCCTGTCGAGCATCGCTTCGGGCACCGTGATTGCATCCGACGAAGAGAAGCGTGCGGGTGTGATGGTCATCGACATGGGCGCAGGGGTGACCGACTGGGCAATTTACCAAAATGGAATCGTGGCCCGGACTGGCGTGCTCCCCGTGGGCAGCGACCACATTACGAACGACCTCGCCCTCGGCCTGCGCGTGAACCGCAAGTATGCCGAAAAGCTGAAGCAGGGCTTCGGCAAGGCGGTGCTTGAAAACGACGACAAGCAGGAGAAGGTCTGGATGGTGGGCGACCAAATGATCGGCGACCGCCGCATTCCCAAGCAGGCGTTGATCCAGATTATCCGCGAGCGTGTCGAAGAAATCTTTGAACTGATCCACAAGCAAGCGGGCGAACTTTGCGGTGCAAAGTATCTGCCGGCCGGTGTGCTGCTGACTGGCGGTGGTTCCCACCTGGAGCAGATCGATGTGGCGGCGGAGAAGATCCTCGGCGTCACCACGCGCCAGGGCGAACTGCCTTCCTGGGTGCATGACAACCTGCAGCGTCAGGAATACAGCACGGGCCTGGGCCTGCTGCACTTCGCGCTTTCCGGCCAGTCGCTGGACGACTCTGCAATGCAGAGGAAACAACGCGGCCTGCTGCGCCGGGTCACTCAACTTTTTGCCCACTAAAGGAGATACGATCATGAGCGAACATACCGGAAAATCATTTCGCAGTGACCTGAACTCCGAAGGCGTACGGGTAAAGATCATTGGTGTCGGCGGTGCCGGCGTCAACGCAGTGGACCGCATCCAAATGACGCCGCACGAGAGCATTCATCTGGCGGCGGTCAACACCGACGCGCAGGCGCTGGAGGGCTCGCCCATCGGCGAAAAGCTGCTTATCGGTAAGTCCGTAACGCGCGGTTTAAGCACGGGCGGCGATGTCGAAATCGGCCAAACGGCGGCGGAGAAGGACGAGAACAAACTCCGCCAAATGGTCGATGGGCAGGACCTGATTTTTATTGTCGCCGGATTGGGCGGTGGCACCGGCAGTGGCGCGGGCCCGGTAGTGGCCAAGCTTGCCTCGGAGCAGGGCGCGCTGGTGATCGCATTTGTCACGCAGCCGTTTACCTTTGAAGGGGCGCGCCATCACGAGGTGGCCGAGAATGCCTTGGTGGCTATGCGCGCGCATTGCGATGCCGTGATCCCGCTACCCAATGATTTGCTGCTGCAGCAGATGGACGAAAGCGCGACGGTGCTCGATGCTTTTGCGCAGGCGGATGCCTGGATCAGCCGCGGCATTCAATCGATCTGCGCGATGCTGACGCAGACCGGCCTGATCAACTTGGACTTCGCCATGCTGCGCAAGGTGTTCCAGGGCCGTTGCGGCAAGACCTTGTTTGGCCTTGGTCGTGGCGAGGGTGACGACTTTATGGCCGAGGCGTTGAATGACCTCGCGCTGTGCCCGCTGCTGCACACGCCGGGCTTTGCCAAGCGCGCCGACAGCCTGCTGGTGAATATCATCGGTGGCACAGATTTAGGCATCGCTCACGTGAACCAGATCATGACGGCGATTTCGGACAAGTTTGGTAGCAAAGAGCAGATCGTGCTGGGTGCCGTGGTGGACGAGAGTTGCCAGAACTCGGTGGAGATCTGTGTCATCGGCACGACGCACATTGGCGGCTACCGACCGGAGCGCAAGGTGCGCCGCGTCGCGCCGCGCGTGGACATTGCCCCCGAGCCCAAACCAGCTGCCCGGCAGACGGCGGACGACGAACTTTTCTCCACGGTCGACGCGAAGTCGAAGATGCCAGTTCACGAGAGTAAGCTCGGCAAAAAACGGCAGCCCGAAATGGAGCTTGATCAGGAGGAGTTCATGTTTGTCGCCGAGGATGAGCAGCGCGGATTCTTTGAGAATACCGAACGTAATATCTTCGACGGGGAAGACTTGGACGTGCCCACCTACTTGCGACGCGGCGTGCGCATTACTCTGTAGTGCAAAGCATTTGGCCAGGAGTGGGGCAAAAGATTATGCTTTCAAGCCTGAGCGGACTTCGGCAATAGTGGCGGGTTTATGTTGCACGTCCGGAATGTTTCTTTGGCCTTTGGTGGACCCTCGCTGGTGGATGGCGCTTCGTTTGAGGTGCGTCCGGGCGAGCGCGTGTGTTTGGTCGGCCGCAATGGCGCGGGCAAGTCGTCGCTGTTAAAAGTCTTGGGCGGTCGCATTGCGCCAGATGGTGGCGAGGTTTACACACCGCCCGGCGTCAAGGTGGCGATGCTCGAGCAGGAAGCACCCATGGATATCACCGGTCGTGTTTACGATGTGGTCGACCAGGCGTTGGAGTCTGCATCGCTCGAAGCCTGGGAGCGCGAGGCGCGGGTGGACCGACTGCTGCGCGACATGGAGCTGGATGGCGATGTGGCGTTCGAATCGATGTCGGCTGGCATGAAGCGTCGTGTGCTGCTGGCGCGCTGTCTCGTGATCGAGCCCGGCGTGCTCCTGCTGGACGAGCCAACGAACCACCTGGACGTGGATGCCATTGCGTGGATGGAAGAGTTTCTGCCGAAGTTTCGCGGCGCGCTGCTTTTCATCACGCACGACCGTGCATTTTTGCAAAGCCTGGCTACACGGATTCTCGACTTGGAGCGTGGCGTGTTGATCAGTTGGGACTGTGATTACCAGACCTACCTTCAGCGCAAGGAGGCGTGGCTGCAAGCCGAGGCACGGCAACAAGCCGAGTTCGATAAAAAATTGGCTAAGGAAGAAGTCTGGATTCGCCGTGGCATCGAGGCGCGCCGCACTCGCAACGAGGGCCGCGTGCGTGCGCTCTTGAAAATGCGCGACGAGCACCGTGGGCGCCGTGAGCGGCAGGGCTCGGTAAACCTCGGCATGGAGGAGGCTGATCGCTCCGGGCTAAAAGTTATTTCCACCGAAGGCGCGACCTTTGGCTACGGCGATCGCACGATCATTCGCGATTTTACCACGCTGATTCGGCGGGGGGACAAGGTGGGCATCGTCGGCGGCAACGGCGCGGGCAAGTCGACGTTGGTCAAGCTGCTGCTGGGCAAACATGCGCCGCAAAGCGGTTGGGTAAAGCACGGTACCAACCTGGAGATCGCGTATTTCGATCAACACCGCGAAGCGCTCGATCCGGAGATGAAAGTTGTCGACGCCATTGCGGGCGGCCTCGATACGATCACGATTAATGGCCAGCGCCGTCACGTGATGGGTTACTTGGGCGATTTCCTTTTTTCGCCGGACCGCGCGCGTGGGCCGGTGAAGGTGCTTTCTGGTGGTGAGAAGAATCGCCTGCTGTTGGCGCGACTTTTTACCAAGCCGTTCAACCTGTTGGTGATGGACGAGCCGACGAACGACCTGGATTTGGAAACGCTGGAGCTGCTCGAAGAGCGCCTGCTCGAATACAATGGCACGCTGCTGTTGGTCAGCCACGACCGCGCGTTTTTGGATAACGTCGTCACCGAACTCTTCGTGCTCAAAGGTGACGGCGAGGTGGTGCAAATGGTCGGTGGCTACAGCGACTACCGCGTGCTGATGAAAAAGGAAAAGACAGCGGCGACGGAGAAATCCAAAGCGCAAGCGACGCCGAAGGGCAAGACGCCAAAGCCGCGCAAATTCCTCAATCGCGAGCGCTGGGAGTGGGAAGCATTACCTGGCGAAATCGAAGCACTGGAGACCGAGCAGTCGCAGCTCGCTGAACAGCTGGGCGATGCCGCCACCTATCAAGACCCGGATAAGTTGGCCAAGACACAGGCTCGGTTAGAAGAGATTGAAAACCTGCTGCTCGAAAAATACGAACGCTGGGAAGAGCTTGATACACTGAAGGCGGAGTTGGAGGGGTAGTATTCTGGAGGGCAACACTCCGTTGTTGCCACTACTTGGAACATTCAGCGTTAACTGGCGAGTGGTGGCAACGACGGAGCGTTGCCCTCCGGCGAGTGAAGCCGATTTCGCACTGCTATTCCGAGCCGCTGGGGAGGCGTGCAAGGCGTTCTTTGTCCGACAGGCCGTGGATGGCGCGTAGCTTGGCAGACATGGCTGCGACGAGGTCGGGGCGTTCGCCGTAGAGGTTGCGGCTTTCGCTGATATCAGCGGAAAGGTCGTAGAGCTCGCCGGGGAAATCGTGGTGCGTGTAGCCGCGTTCGGCTTTGAACCAGTCAGGCTCCGGGCTGTCGGTGTCTTGGCCGGTGGGTGCGTCGATGTAGACCCAGTTGTCCTGACGTATCGCGAATTGGCCGTCCTGACTGTGGTGGACCAAGTGGTCGCGCACGGCGACATCTTTACCTTCGAGCAGTGGCAAATTACTGACGCTGTCTTCGGCGGCACCAGGGGGCAGGGGAGTGCCGGTGATCGCGGCACAGGTTGCCATGAAATCGCCGAGTGAGGCATATTGCGTGCAAGTTTCGCCACTGGGTGTAACGCCGGGCCAGCGTGCGATGAAGGGCACGCGGTGTCCGCCCTCCCAGTTATCTCGCTTCACGCCGCGCAGCTCGCCCATGCTGTAGTGCCGGTGGTTGCGAATGCGCTCGTAGGCACCGCCATCGGCCCCCTTGAGACACTCCGGTCCATTGTCACTGGTGAAGACGAGCAGCGTGTCATCGGCGATACCTTTGCGTTGCAAAGCTTCCATGATTTCGCCGACGACCCAATCGACTTCGACCACGAAATCGCCGTATAGGCCCGCGCTGCTTTTGCCAATGAACTCGTCGTTGGGCACGATCGGAGTGTGCGGCGAAGTAAGCGCGAAGTAGAGGAACAGCGGTTGGTCGGCGACGTTTTCAATCTCCTCCTTGGCCTTGTCGACGAGTTTGGGAACAACGGCTTTTAAGTCCCAACCGGGTGCCTGTAATCCGGTGTAACCGGCGACATGCCCGGGCCGCTGCTCGGTCGGCTGGATCAGCAGGCGGTCCTGCTCAAACCAGGTGAAGGGTGGAAAGTTTGGCACGTCGATGCCGAAGTGGTAATCGAACCCACAGTCGATGGGGCCACCCCGATAGGGTGCCTTGAAGTCGATCCGTTCGTTGTGCGCGCAGCGTTCGGGTATGGACATCACGCCGGGCGTAAAATCATTAGCCGTCGATGTGCCGTCTTTCTTGGTCCAGTCCAGGCCGAGGTGCCACTTGCCGATGCAGCTCGTGCGGTAGCCCTGGTCGCGTAAGTAGCTGGCAACGGTGGGGCGGTCGGGCTCGATGAGCGGGCCGTCCCATGGCCAGAGCACGCTGCTTTTCAGGTGGGTGCGCCAGCAGTAGCGCCCGGTAAGGATGGAGTAGCGGCTCGGCGTACACACGGCAGAGGTCGCATGCATGTCGCTAAAGCGCAGTCCTTCGCCGCAAAGGCGGTCGATGTTGGGCGTGGGGATTTTCGAGTCCGGATTGTTGCAGGGGAGGTCGCCGTATCCCAAATCATCGGTGAGGATATAGA is a window from the Cerasicoccus sp. TK19100 genome containing:
- the ftsA gene encoding cell division protein FtsA, coding for MSQSRIIGAVDIGAASVTVLVGDIVNGRSLNIIGKQDATSEGVKKGEIVDFKAVSNAVHAAIMGAEKSAGAQIEAIYLSQTGSHLEGFYNSAAVNVSSSENRVSEADIARAMNEAKAKKLSDDRLYIHHIRSHFMLDGRPTHEPLGMEGEKLEVGYWSIHGDERKVRDHIHVINGFGLNVEDIILSSIASGTVIASDEEKRAGVMVIDMGAGVTDWAIYQNGIVARTGVLPVGSDHITNDLALGLRVNRKYAEKLKQGFGKAVLENDDKQEKVWMVGDQMIGDRRIPKQALIQIIRERVEEIFELIHKQAGELCGAKYLPAGVLLTGGGSHLEQIDVAAEKILGVTTRQGELPSWVHDNLQRQEYSTGLGLLHFALSGQSLDDSAMQRKQRGLLRRVTQLFAH
- a CDS encoding sulfatase family protein — encoded protein: MPRKPHIVYILTDDLGYGDLPCNNPDSKIPTPNIDRLCGEGLRFSDMHATSAVCTPSRYSILTGRYCWRTHLKSSVLWPWDGPLIEPDRPTVASYLRDQGYRTSCIGKWHLGLDWTKKDGTSTANDFTPGVMSIPERCAHNERIDFKAPYRGGPIDCGFDYHFGIDVPNFPPFTWFEQDRLLIQPTEQRPGHVAGYTGLQAPGWDLKAVVPKLVDKAKEEIENVADQPLFLYFALTSPHTPIVPNDEFIGKSSAGLYGDFVVEVDWVVGEIMEALQRKGIADDTLLVFTSDNGPECLKGADGGAYERIRNHRHYSMGELRGVKRDNWEGGHRVPFIARWPGVTPSGETCTQYASLGDFMATCAAITGTPLPPGAAEDSVSNLPLLEGKDVAVRDHLVHHSQDGQFAIRQDNWVYIDAPTGQDTDSPEPDWFKAERGYTHHDFPGELYDLSADISESRNLYGERPDLVAAMSAKLRAIHGLSDKERLARLPSGSE
- a CDS encoding ATP-binding cassette domain-containing protein; this encodes MLHVRNVSLAFGGPSLVDGASFEVRPGERVCLVGRNGAGKSSLLKVLGGRIAPDGGEVYTPPGVKVAMLEQEAPMDITGRVYDVVDQALESASLEAWEREARVDRLLRDMELDGDVAFESMSAGMKRRVLLARCLVIEPGVLLLDEPTNHLDVDAIAWMEEFLPKFRGALLFITHDRAFLQSLATRILDLERGVLISWDCDYQTYLQRKEAWLQAEARQQAEFDKKLAKEEVWIRRGIEARRTRNEGRVRALLKMRDEHRGRRERQGSVNLGMEEADRSGLKVISTEGATFGYGDRTIIRDFTTLIRRGDKVGIVGGNGAGKSTLVKLLLGKHAPQSGWVKHGTNLEIAYFDQHREALDPEMKVVDAIAGGLDTITINGQRRHVMGYLGDFLFSPDRARGPVKVLSGGEKNRLLLARLFTKPFNLLVMDEPTNDLDLETLELLEERLLEYNGTLLLVSHDRAFLDNVVTELFVLKGDGEVVQMVGGYSDYRVLMKKEKTAATEKSKAQATPKGKTPKPRKFLNRERWEWEALPGEIEALETEQSQLAEQLGDAATYQDPDKLAKTQARLEEIENLLLEKYERWEELDTLKAELEG
- the ftsZ gene encoding cell division protein FtsZ, encoding MSEHTGKSFRSDLNSEGVRVKIIGVGGAGVNAVDRIQMTPHESIHLAAVNTDAQALEGSPIGEKLLIGKSVTRGLSTGGDVEIGQTAAEKDENKLRQMVDGQDLIFIVAGLGGGTGSGAGPVVAKLASEQGALVIAFVTQPFTFEGARHHEVAENALVAMRAHCDAVIPLPNDLLLQQMDESATVLDAFAQADAWISRGIQSICAMLTQTGLINLDFAMLRKVFQGRCGKTLFGLGRGEGDDFMAEALNDLALCPLLHTPGFAKRADSLLVNIIGGTDLGIAHVNQIMTAISDKFGSKEQIVLGAVVDESCQNSVEICVIGTTHIGGYRPERKVRRVAPRVDIAPEPKPAARQTADDELFSTVDAKSKMPVHESKLGKKRQPEMELDQEEFMFVAEDEQRGFFENTERNIFDGEDLDVPTYLRRGVRITL